A genome region from Microbacterium sp. CGR2 includes the following:
- the rarD gene encoding EamA family transporter RarD, whose translation MTPDTTRATQTAGVAYAGAAYLLWGVLPLYFLLLAPTGPWEVVAWRVVLSLVFCMLLLTVTRGWAALRVIATQPRLLGWTALAGVLIYVNWQVFVIGTLTGHVVETSLGYFINPITTVLLGVFVLKERIRRLQWAAIGIAAIAVIVIVAAYRSFPWIALSLTLSFGVYGLIKKKIGPSVDAVSGLTLESFWLVPIAVVQLVLVAQTPAGITIGANGWQHAVLLALAGVVTAVPLLLFAAGTRRVNLAVIGMIQFVTPVMQFILGVAVLGEPMPPERWAGFIIVWIAIGVFVVDLVLSARRGRGSAAGPIT comes from the coding sequence GTGACCCCAGACACGACCCGCGCCACTCAGACCGCCGGAGTCGCCTACGCCGGAGCCGCGTACCTCCTCTGGGGTGTCCTCCCGCTGTACTTCCTCCTGCTCGCCCCGACCGGGCCCTGGGAGGTCGTCGCCTGGCGCGTGGTGCTGTCGTTGGTGTTCTGCATGCTGTTGCTCACCGTCACGCGCGGATGGGCTGCGCTCCGCGTGATCGCGACGCAGCCGCGGCTGCTCGGCTGGACCGCGCTGGCGGGCGTGCTGATCTACGTCAACTGGCAGGTCTTCGTCATCGGGACGCTGACCGGGCATGTGGTCGAGACCAGTCTCGGCTACTTCATCAACCCGATAACCACGGTGCTGCTGGGTGTCTTCGTCTTGAAAGAGCGCATCCGTCGGCTGCAGTGGGCCGCCATCGGCATCGCCGCGATCGCCGTGATCGTGATCGTGGCCGCTTACCGTTCCTTCCCGTGGATCGCGCTGTCGCTGACCCTGTCCTTCGGCGTCTACGGGCTGATCAAGAAGAAGATCGGCCCCTCCGTCGATGCGGTGAGCGGACTCACCCTCGAATCGTTCTGGCTGGTTCCCATCGCGGTCGTGCAGCTGGTCCTCGTCGCGCAGACCCCGGCGGGGATCACGATCGGGGCCAACGGCTGGCAGCACGCGGTACTGCTCGCACTGGCCGGAGTGGTCACGGCCGTGCCCCTGCTGCTCTTCGCCGCCGGAACCCGCAGAGTGAACCTCGCCGTGATCGGCATGATCCAATTCGTCACCCCGGTGATGCAGTTCATCCTCGGTGTCGCCGTGCTCGGGGAGCCGATGCCGCCGGAGCGCTGGGCCGGATTCATCATCGTCTGGATCGCCATCGGGGTGTTCGTCGTGGATCTCGTTCTCAGCGCACGCCGCGGTCGCGGCTCCGCGGCAGGACCGATCACCTGA
- a CDS encoding branched-chain amino acid ABC transporter permease: protein MDFGSIFGNTASYLLSPTTIAYALAATGLAVHFGYTGLLNFGMAGFMAIGGYGYAISILTFGFPWWAAILVGMLGGAAFALILGIPTLRLRADYLAIATIAAAEVVRLMFVTELFKDWTNSAGGLSGYHQSFRDSNPFPPGTYGFGPWTYNANDLWVRVVGIITLAVAILVVWALMRSPWGRVLKGIREDEDAVRSLGKNVFAYKMQALVVGGVIGALGGIVFVLPSAVIPGSYSTSLTFFIWTILLLGGAATVLGPTLGAVLFWIVFAFLGALLPAMANAGYLPMSGAQADVVRYIVIGIVLMLIVVFRPQGILGNKREMTFVK from the coding sequence ATGGACTTCGGCAGCATCTTCGGCAACACCGCTTCCTATCTCCTCAGCCCGACGACGATCGCGTACGCTCTCGCCGCCACCGGTCTCGCCGTGCACTTCGGCTACACGGGCCTGCTGAACTTCGGTATGGCCGGCTTCATGGCCATCGGCGGCTACGGCTACGCGATCTCGATCCTGACGTTCGGCTTCCCGTGGTGGGCGGCGATCCTGGTGGGCATGCTGGGCGGAGCGGCATTCGCTCTCATCCTCGGCATCCCGACCCTGCGTCTGCGCGCCGACTACCTCGCCATCGCGACCATCGCCGCGGCCGAGGTGGTGCGTCTGATGTTCGTGACGGAACTGTTCAAGGACTGGACGAACTCCGCGGGCGGGCTCTCCGGGTATCACCAGAGCTTCCGCGACTCGAACCCCTTCCCTCCCGGCACCTACGGCTTCGGTCCGTGGACGTATAACGCCAATGACCTCTGGGTGCGCGTCGTCGGGATCATCACTCTCGCCGTCGCCATCCTCGTGGTGTGGGCGCTCATGCGCAGCCCCTGGGGCCGAGTGCTCAAGGGAATCCGCGAGGATGAGGACGCCGTCCGCTCGCTCGGCAAGAACGTCTTCGCCTACAAGATGCAGGCGCTCGTCGTCGGTGGTGTGATCGGCGCTCTGGGCGGCATCGTGTTCGTGCTCCCGTCGGCCGTGATCCCGGGGAGCTACTCGACCTCGCTCACCTTCTTCATCTGGACGATCCTGCTGCTCGGCGGTGCCGCCACCGTTCTCGGCCCGACACTCGGTGCCGTGCTCTTCTGGATCGTGTTCGCGTTCCTCGGCGCGCTCCTGCCCGCCATGGCGAACGCCGGCTACCTGCCGATGTCCGGCGCACAGGCCGACGTCGTCCGTTACATCGTCATCGGCATCGTACTGATGCTGATCGTCGTTTTCCGCCCGCAGGGCATCCTCGGAAACAAGAGGGAGATGACCTTTGTCAAGTGA
- a CDS encoding ABC transporter ATP-binding protein, whose product MTDPAPVRNEIKNDDVIVELKGVHAGYLPGVNILNGANLVAHKGELIGIIGPNGAGKSTLLKAIFGMVDIRAGEITVKGESIVGLKADKLVARGVGFVPQTNNVFPSLTIEENLQMGLYQNPKAFSERLEFVSSIFGELGKRLKQRAGSLSGGERQMVAMSRALMMDPSVLLLDEPSAGLSPVRQDDAFIRVSDINKAGVTTIMVEQNARRCLQICDRGYVLDQGRDAYEGSGRELLNDPKVIGLYLGTLGTDAA is encoded by the coding sequence ATGACCGATCCAGCGCCCGTCCGGAACGAGATCAAGAACGACGACGTCATCGTCGAACTGAAGGGTGTCCACGCCGGATATCTGCCGGGGGTGAACATCCTCAACGGCGCGAATCTCGTGGCTCACAAGGGAGAGCTCATCGGCATCATCGGCCCGAACGGCGCCGGCAAGTCGACGCTGCTCAAGGCGATCTTCGGGATGGTCGACATCCGTGCCGGCGAGATCACCGTCAAGGGCGAGAGCATCGTGGGCCTGAAGGCCGACAAGCTCGTCGCCCGTGGCGTCGGGTTCGTGCCGCAGACCAACAACGTCTTCCCCTCGCTCACCATCGAGGAGAACCTGCAGATGGGGCTCTATCAGAACCCCAAGGCCTTCTCCGAGCGCCTGGAGTTCGTCAGCAGCATCTTCGGCGAGCTGGGCAAGCGCCTCAAGCAGCGCGCCGGCTCCCTGTCCGGCGGCGAGCGGCAGATGGTCGCGATGTCGCGGGCGCTCATGATGGACCCGTCGGTGCTGCTGCTCGACGAGCCGTCCGCCGGGCTCTCCCCTGTGCGCCAGGACGACGCGTTCATCCGCGTCTCCGACATCAACAAGGCCGGCGTCACCACGATCATGGTGGAGCAGAACGCGCGTCGCTGCCTGCAGATCTGCGACCGCGGCTATGTGCTCGACCAGGGCCGTGACGCCTACGAGGGCTCGGGGCGCGAGCTGCTCAACGATCCGAAGGTCATCGGCCTCTACCTCGGCACGCTCGGAACCGACGCCGCCTGA
- a CDS encoding ABC transporter substrate-binding protein, producing the protein MNALKGSRSAKVFAGIALLGASAMVIAGCSTPSEEPSGGGGDKPAADLTLKLGSLLPATGSLAFLGAPMEAGVQLAVQQINEADAGVTIELETADEGDLDNKAYETSITNLQNADITAMVGAASSSVTKLILDGNAGAGILTVSPSNTSPDFSGINPLYFRTAPSDNLQGEVLGNEIAEDGHKTLGIVYQNDPYGTGLFEAIKSTFEGTGGEVVAEASYNQGDGQFNAQVQTISAAKPDAVAVVSYDQFATIAPLLGNAGIDTGSLYLVDGNLKDWGADVSVSLEGSKGTRAGAELPQDFLDQLNEVWTSDGNEPIDAVTYSAEAYDAVMLIALSALKAGAVEGEAIAAEMGATSGGSGDGEKCTTFEECAEIINGGGTADYDGLSGEITFDENNDPKGAAIGVYEFDAENVTSRIK; encoded by the coding sequence ATGAACGCTTTGAAGGGTTCGCGCAGCGCGAAGGTCTTCGCGGGGATCGCGCTGCTCGGCGCATCCGCAATGGTCATCGCCGGCTGCAGCACACCGTCCGAGGAGCCCTCGGGCGGAGGTGGAGACAAGCCCGCCGCCGACCTGACGCTGAAGCTCGGTTCGCTGCTGCCCGCCACCGGTTCGCTCGCGTTCCTCGGCGCGCCGATGGAGGCCGGCGTCCAGCTGGCCGTGCAGCAGATCAACGAGGCCGACGCCGGTGTGACGATCGAACTCGAGACGGCCGACGAGGGCGATCTCGACAACAAGGCGTACGAGACCTCCATCACCAACCTCCAGAACGCCGATATCACGGCCATGGTCGGCGCGGCATCCTCGAGCGTCACCAAGCTGATCCTCGACGGCAACGCCGGCGCCGGCATCCTCACGGTGTCGCCGTCGAACACATCGCCGGACTTCTCGGGTATCAACCCGCTGTACTTCCGCACCGCGCCCAGCGACAACCTGCAGGGCGAGGTCCTCGGCAACGAGATCGCCGAAGACGGACACAAGACGCTCGGCATCGTCTACCAGAACGACCCGTACGGCACCGGCCTCTTCGAGGCCATCAAGTCGACGTTCGAGGGCACCGGCGGCGAGGTCGTCGCCGAGGCGTCCTACAACCAGGGCGACGGGCAGTTCAACGCACAGGTGCAGACGATCTCGGCAGCGAAGCCGGATGCTGTCGCCGTCGTGTCGTACGACCAGTTCGCGACCATCGCGCCGCTGCTCGGCAACGCCGGCATCGACACCGGGTCGCTGTACCTGGTCGACGGCAACCTGAAGGACTGGGGTGCAGACGTCTCGGTCAGCCTCGAGGGATCGAAGGGTACCCGCGCCGGCGCCGAGCTGCCGCAGGACTTCCTCGACCAGCTGAACGAGGTCTGGACCTCCGACGGCAACGAGCCGATCGACGCCGTGACGTACTCCGCCGAGGCGTACGACGCCGTGATGCTCATCGCTCTGTCCGCGTTGAAGGCCGGCGCTGTCGAGGGTGAAGCCATCGCCGCCGAGATGGGCGCCACGTCGGGTGGCTCCGGCGACGGAGAGAAGTGCACCACGTTCGAGGAGTGCGCCGAGATCATCAACGGGGGTGGCACCGCCGACTACGACGGCCTCTCCGGTGAGATCACGTTCGACGAGAACAACGACCCGAAGGGCGCAGCCATCGGCGTCTACGAGTTCGACGCGGAGAACGTGACGAGCCGCATCAAGTAA
- the rimI gene encoding ribosomal protein S18-alanine N-acetyltransferase: MSLRAATPADLEAIMVIERRSFPTDAWSEEAMAAELASPHGRYLVDEQDGAIVGYGGVRALQGSPDADIQTIALVAEQRGRGRGRTLLRALLDAAAERGAREVFLEVRADNPTAEGLYAAEGFEEIGRRPRYYQPDDVDAIVMRLDIRRRTLGARAVEEANT, encoded by the coding sequence ATGAGTCTGCGCGCCGCGACTCCGGCCGACCTCGAAGCGATCATGGTGATCGAGCGTCGGTCGTTCCCCACGGATGCCTGGAGCGAAGAGGCGATGGCCGCGGAGCTCGCCAGCCCGCACGGCCGCTACCTCGTCGACGAGCAGGACGGTGCCATCGTCGGATACGGCGGGGTCCGCGCCCTGCAGGGCAGCCCGGATGCCGACATCCAGACCATCGCCCTCGTCGCCGAACAACGCGGACGAGGGCGGGGCAGGACGCTGTTGCGGGCGCTGCTCGACGCGGCTGCCGAGCGGGGTGCGCGTGAGGTCTTCCTGGAGGTCAGGGCGGACAACCCGACCGCGGAAGGCTTGTACGCCGCGGAGGGCTTCGAGGAGATCGGCAGGCGTCCTCGCTACTATCAGCCGGACGACGTGGATGCGATCGTGATGCGGCTGGACATACGCCGGCGCACGCTTGGCGCACGCGCAGTCGAGGAGGCGAACACATGA
- the tsaD gene encoding tRNA (adenosine(37)-N6)-threonylcarbamoyltransferase complex transferase subunit TsaD: MSEPLVLGIETSCDETGIGIVRGRTLLSNTIASSMDEHARFGGVVPEVAARAHLEALQPAIDAALAEAGVSLDDLDAVAVTSGPGLAGALMVGVGAAKGLAVSLGKPLYAVNHLVGHIAADILTPDSAPLEYPTIALLVSGGHTSLLHVRDLTTDVELLGETMDDAAGEAFDKVARLLSLPYPGGPEIDRAALDGDPNAIRFPRGLSRASDLAKHRYDFSFSGLKTAVARWVERFEAEAASEEGPARELPVADVAASFREAVVDVLVTKALAACADLGVPRLLLGGGVIANRRLREVALERAAQAGVTVRIPPLSLCTDNGAMIAALAAELISSGRPPSTLAFGADSTLPVTEIQVAEAVAA, encoded by the coding sequence ATGAGCGAACCGTTGGTGCTGGGCATCGAGACCAGCTGTGATGAGACCGGCATCGGGATCGTGCGCGGTCGCACCCTGCTCTCCAACACGATCGCCTCGAGCATGGACGAGCACGCACGCTTCGGCGGCGTCGTGCCCGAGGTCGCCGCCCGCGCCCACCTCGAGGCGTTGCAGCCGGCCATCGACGCCGCGCTCGCCGAGGCGGGCGTAAGCCTCGACGACCTCGACGCGGTCGCCGTGACCAGCGGTCCAGGGCTCGCCGGGGCACTCATGGTGGGCGTCGGGGCGGCGAAGGGGCTCGCGGTGTCGCTCGGCAAGCCCCTGTATGCCGTGAACCATCTCGTCGGTCACATCGCCGCAGACATCCTCACCCCCGACTCCGCACCGCTCGAGTACCCCACGATCGCGCTGCTGGTGTCAGGGGGCCACACCTCGCTCCTGCACGTGCGTGACCTCACCACCGACGTCGAACTGCTGGGCGAGACCATGGACGATGCGGCGGGCGAAGCCTTCGACAAGGTCGCCCGTCTGCTTTCGCTGCCGTATCCCGGCGGTCCGGAGATCGATCGCGCGGCACTCGACGGCGACCCGAATGCGATCCGGTTCCCCCGAGGGCTCTCCCGTGCCTCCGACCTGGCCAAGCACCGGTACGACTTCTCGTTCTCGGGACTGAAGACCGCGGTGGCCCGTTGGGTCGAGAGATTCGAGGCGGAAGCCGCGTCCGAGGAGGGTCCGGCGCGCGAACTTCCGGTCGCCGACGTCGCTGCGAGCTTCCGCGAGGCGGTCGTCGATGTCCTCGTGACCAAGGCGCTCGCCGCCTGCGCAGACCTCGGCGTCCCGCGTCTGCTGCTGGGTGGGGGCGTGATAGCCAACCGGCGTCTGCGTGAAGTCGCTTTAGAGCGCGCAGCGCAGGCCGGCGTGACGGTGCGCATCCCGCCGCTGTCGCTGTGTACCGACAACGGCGCCATGATCGCTGCGCTCGCGGCCGAGCTGATCTCTTCGGGGCGGCCGCCGTCGACGCTCGCCTTCGGAGCCGACTCGACGCTGCCGGTGACCGAGATACAGGTGGCGGAAGCCGTGGCCGCATGA
- the groES gene encoding co-chaperone GroES, which produces MSVSIKPLEDRIVIKQVEAEQTTASGLVIPDTAKEKPQEGEVVAVGPGRIDDNGNRVPIDVSVGDRVLYSKYGGTEVKFGADEYLVLSARDVLAVVVR; this is translated from the coding sequence GTGTCGGTTTCCATCAAGCCGCTCGAGGACCGCATCGTCATCAAGCAGGTCGAGGCCGAGCAGACCACCGCGAGTGGCCTGGTCATCCCCGACACCGCCAAGGAGAAGCCCCAGGAGGGCGAGGTCGTGGCGGTCGGCCCCGGCCGTATCGATGACAACGGCAACCGCGTCCCGATCGACGTCTCCGTCGGCGACCGCGTCCTGTACAGCAAGTACGGCGGCACCGAGGTGAAGTTCGGCGCAGACGAGTACCTCGTCCTGTCGGCTCGCGACGTCCTCGCCGTCGTCGTTCGCTGA
- a CDS encoding branched-chain amino acid ABC transporter permease, which yields MGPASIAVRRRHPWLVVFLGVLVTLTAFFALPTPASAETSDDEQEVTDFYFAGLVTYQDEAIEGVVMTIEGNGFDAETETDAEGKWRLYVPEKETYTLTVDESTLPDGVIVDATQLPEGIQPVSGTTASFELEFGLTGTKIVNFFLDAGERITVSFLDQLLSRIVGGLNFGLLLGLASMGAALIYGTTRLSNFAHGEMVTWGAVIALLFTSFWQLPLWLGIVAAVIGGAALGWALDAGIWKPLRRRGLGVVQLMIVSIGLSLALRYALQYIIGGNTYQLPGSSPEPIRLGPISLSYIDMIAMSTSIIVILAVAFFLTQTRTGKATRAISDNPQLAAASGIDVDKVIRTVWILAGTLAAISGILWAYFRPGVKWDMGMQMLLLMFCAITLGGLGSAIGALIGSIIVGLAVEVSTLLGVPSDLKYATALVALIVILLVRPQGILGRKERLG from the coding sequence GTGGGACCCGCATCAATCGCCGTCAGACGAAGGCACCCCTGGCTCGTCGTCTTCCTCGGTGTCCTCGTCACGCTCACAGCTTTCTTCGCCCTGCCGACACCGGCGTCGGCAGAGACATCCGACGATGAGCAGGAGGTGACCGACTTCTACTTCGCGGGACTGGTCACCTACCAGGACGAAGCCATCGAGGGCGTCGTCATGACCATCGAGGGCAACGGTTTCGACGCCGAGACCGAGACCGACGCCGAGGGCAAGTGGCGTCTCTACGTTCCCGAGAAGGAGACGTACACCCTCACCGTCGACGAGTCGACGCTTCCCGACGGTGTGATCGTGGATGCGACCCAGCTCCCGGAGGGCATCCAGCCCGTCTCCGGAACGACCGCCTCGTTCGAGCTCGAGTTCGGACTCACCGGCACCAAGATCGTCAACTTCTTCCTCGACGCCGGGGAACGGATCACCGTCTCGTTCCTCGATCAGCTGCTCTCGCGCATCGTCGGCGGTCTGAACTTCGGCCTCCTGCTCGGCCTCGCCTCGATGGGCGCCGCACTCATCTACGGCACGACGCGACTGTCGAACTTCGCACACGGCGAGATGGTCACGTGGGGTGCGGTCATCGCCCTGCTGTTCACCTCGTTCTGGCAGCTTCCCCTCTGGCTCGGCATCGTCGCGGCCGTGATCGGGGGCGCTGCTCTCGGATGGGCCCTGGATGCCGGCATCTGGAAGCCCCTGCGCCGCCGAGGACTCGGCGTGGTGCAGCTCATGATCGTCAGCATCGGACTCTCGCTCGCCCTGCGTTACGCGCTGCAGTACATCATCGGGGGCAACACCTATCAGCTGCCCGGCTCGAGCCCGGAGCCGATCAGGCTCGGCCCGATCTCGCTTTCGTACATCGACATGATCGCCATGTCCACCAGCATCATCGTCATCCTGGCGGTCGCGTTCTTCCTCACTCAGACCCGCACCGGAAAGGCGACGCGCGCCATCTCCGACAACCCGCAACTGGCCGCCGCGTCCGGCATCGACGTCGACAAGGTGATCCGCACGGTCTGGATCCTCGCGGGTACGCTCGCGGCCATCTCCGGCATCCTGTGGGCGTACTTCCGCCCCGGCGTGAAATGGGACATGGGCATGCAGATGCTGCTGCTGATGTTCTGCGCCATCACCCTCGGCGGCCTGGGGTCGGCGATCGGCGCGCTCATCGGCTCGATCATCGTCGGTCTCGCCGTCGAGGTGTCGACGCTGCTCGGCGTCCCGTCGGACCTCAAATACGCCACGGCGCTGGTCGCCCTCATCGTGATCCTGCTCGTGCGGCCCCAGGGCATCCTCGGGCGCAAGGAAAGGTTGGGCTGA
- a CDS encoding ABC transporter ATP-binding protein, with protein MSSENDGAVTPAKSTARVKTTGLTNGPAVPGVAKVDPILVVDGVQRRFGGLTAVDVDHLEVPRGAITALIGPNGAGKTTLFNLLCGFDKPNSGTWSFDGTNLSGIPSFKVARMGQVRTFQLTKSLSLLTVLENMKLGATNQRGEGFWASLFPFLWRKQDSEIEVRAHELLTRFKLDAKEQDFAASLSGGQRKLLEMARALMSEPTLVMLDEPMAGVNPALTQSLLDHILDLKDLGMTVLFVEHDMHMVRHIADWVVVMAEGRVVAEGPPDKVMEDPAVVDAYLGAHQDVDLGAVTGRLPVISEDEAVKIREQIETEVEAEESAEDAAAEENKS; from the coding sequence TTGTCAAGTGAGAACGACGGAGCGGTCACGCCCGCGAAGAGCACAGCCCGCGTGAAGACCACGGGGCTCACCAACGGACCTGCCGTGCCCGGCGTCGCGAAGGTCGATCCGATCCTCGTGGTCGACGGCGTCCAGCGTCGCTTCGGCGGACTGACCGCGGTCGACGTCGATCACCTCGAGGTCCCCCGGGGCGCCATCACGGCCCTCATCGGTCCGAACGGCGCGGGCAAGACGACCCTGTTCAACCTGCTCTGCGGCTTCGACAAGCCGAACAGCGGCACCTGGTCGTTCGACGGCACCAACCTGTCCGGCATCCCGTCCTTCAAGGTCGCCCGCATGGGCCAGGTGCGCACGTTCCAGTTGACGAAGTCGCTGTCGTTGCTCACGGTGCTCGAGAACATGAAGCTCGGCGCCACGAACCAGCGCGGCGAGGGATTCTGGGCCAGCCTGTTCCCCTTCCTCTGGCGCAAGCAGGACAGCGAGATCGAGGTGCGGGCGCACGAACTGCTCACCCGGTTCAAGCTCGATGCCAAAGAGCAGGACTTCGCCGCGTCGCTTTCCGGCGGTCAGCGCAAGCTGCTCGAGATGGCGCGGGCTCTCATGAGCGAGCCGACCCTCGTCATGCTCGACGAGCCGATGGCCGGGGTCAACCCGGCGCTGACGCAGTCGCTTCTCGATCACATCCTCGACCTCAAGGACCTCGGCATGACGGTGCTCTTCGTCGAGCACGACATGCACATGGTCCGCCACATCGCCGACTGGGTCGTCGTCATGGCGGAGGGCCGTGTCGTCGCGGAGGGTCCGCCGGACAAGGTGATGGAAGACCCCGCGGTGGTCGACGCCTACCTCGGCGCTCACCAGGACGTCGACCTCGGCGCGGTGACCGGTCGTCTTCCGGTGATCTCGGAAGATGAAGCGGTCAAGATCCGTGAGCAGATCGAGACCGAGGTCGAAGCCGAGGAATCCGCCGAGGACGCAGCCGCCGAGGAGAACAAGTCATGA
- a CDS encoding THUMP-like domain-containing protein: MSELRALLTPAGLELLDGLGPIETTAEVARAVSRLRTAGHSPELVSAVVGQARLREKARAKFGPFAERMLFTRAGLEQATRLGVAARHAQRMRSAGIAHVTDLGCGIGGDSLAFTGAGLDVLAVDADEVTAVIAAYNLAPFGDSAVVRHATAEDSITSAPAASAAVWMDPARRTAGHGETRRVSADDYSPSLDWAFDVASRMPAGIKLGPAHDRDSLPAEAEAQWVSADGSVVELVVWTGSLAREGVRRAALVIRGDRSHELTAGADADDAAVRPLGAFVHEPDGAVIRARLIGDVARSLDAGMLDRHIAYLTSDSALTSPFVQSFRVRETMPANPKAISAALKANGVGRLEIKKRGMDIDPAAFRKKLTLRGDAEATLILARVGNQRQAILADRVPAAD, encoded by the coding sequence ATGTCCGAGCTGCGAGCGCTGCTGACCCCCGCCGGCCTCGAGCTGCTGGACGGGCTGGGCCCGATCGAGACGACCGCCGAAGTCGCCCGCGCCGTCTCACGTCTGCGTACCGCCGGCCACTCGCCCGAGCTCGTCTCCGCCGTGGTGGGACAGGCGCGCCTCCGCGAGAAGGCCCGAGCCAAGTTCGGTCCGTTCGCCGAGCGGATGCTGTTCACCCGCGCCGGTCTCGAGCAGGCCACCCGGCTCGGTGTCGCCGCCCGCCATGCCCAGCGGATGAGGAGCGCAGGGATCGCGCACGTCACGGACCTGGGCTGCGGAATCGGTGGGGACTCTCTCGCTTTCACGGGCGCAGGGCTCGATGTCCTCGCGGTCGACGCCGACGAGGTCACCGCCGTGATCGCGGCCTACAACCTCGCTCCGTTCGGAGACAGCGCGGTCGTGCGGCATGCCACCGCAGAAGACTCGATCACTTCCGCGCCGGCAGCTTCTGCCGCGGTGTGGATGGATCCGGCACGACGCACGGCGGGTCACGGCGAGACCCGTCGGGTGTCGGCGGACGACTACTCCCCCTCTCTCGACTGGGCGTTCGACGTGGCTTCACGCATGCCCGCCGGCATCAAGCTCGGACCGGCGCACGACCGCGATTCTCTCCCTGCGGAGGCCGAAGCGCAGTGGGTGAGCGCCGACGGCAGCGTGGTCGAGCTGGTGGTGTGGACAGGGTCGCTGGCCCGCGAGGGAGTCCGACGCGCAGCTCTCGTGATTCGCGGCGATCGGTCACATGAACTCACGGCAGGCGCTGACGCGGACGATGCCGCTGTGCGTCCGTTGGGCGCTTTCGTGCACGAGCCGGACGGCGCAGTGATCCGCGCCCGTCTCATCGGCGATGTCGCGAGAAGTCTGGATGCGGGCATGCTCGACCGGCACATCGCGTACCTGACCTCCGACTCGGCGCTGACGAGCCCGTTCGTGCAGTCGTTCCGCGTACGCGAGACGATGCCCGCCAACCCGAAGGCGATCAGTGCCGCCCTGAAGGCGAACGGCGTCGGACGCCTGGAGATCAAGAAGCGCGGCATGGACATCGACCCGGCCGCGTTCCGCAAGAAGCTCACTCTGCGCGGCGACGCGGAGGCGACGCTGATCCTCGCACGAGTCGGAAATCAGCGCCAGGCCATCCTCGCCGACCGCGTGCCCGCCGCCGACTAG
- a CDS encoding flagellar assembly protein FliW has product MTAALAFVSPPPGFAPHVDFVLAPVDGADGLFAMRAVDDDALRLYLVDPQTVLSEYSPILTDEQVSDLALASPDEAMLLVVAHPSAAGVSVNLLAPVVVNRTTGAAAQVILEEQDYPLRAPLG; this is encoded by the coding sequence ATGACCGCCGCGCTCGCTTTCGTCTCGCCGCCGCCGGGGTTCGCGCCGCACGTCGACTTCGTTCTCGCACCCGTCGACGGTGCCGATGGGCTGTTCGCCATGCGAGCCGTCGACGACGACGCCCTCCGGCTGTACCTCGTCGACCCGCAGACGGTCCTGAGCGAATACTCGCCCATCCTCACGGATGAGCAGGTCTCCGACCTGGCGCTTGCTTCCCCCGACGAGGCGATGCTCCTCGTCGTCGCCCATCCGTCGGCCGCGGGGGTGAGCGTGAACCTCTTGGCGCCCGTCGTCGTCAACCGCACCACGGGCGCTGCCGCGCAGGTCATCCTCGAAGAGCAGGACTATCCGCTGCGCGCCCCTCTCGGCTGA